A stretch of Crossiella cryophila DNA encodes these proteins:
- a CDS encoding cation:proton antiporter, which yields MHHTALALIELGAVFFGLGLLGRLAWKIGVSPIPLYLIGGVAFGKGGIIPLTGIEEFTGIAAEIGVVLLLLLLGLEYSANELVTGLKRSWVAGVVDLVLNATPGVAAALILGWGPIGALAMGGVTYISSSGIVAKVLGDLGRLGNRETPVVLSILVFEDLAMAVYLPVLTALLAGVSFWGGLSTVGIALFAVSVVLIIAIKFGRYVSTLVDSPDPEVFLLRVLGLALLVAGLASQLQVSAAVGAFLLGIAISGSTAENATKLLEPLRDLFAAVFFVVFGLNTDPRDVPPVLGVAVALVIVTTATKMLTGWFAAGQQGIARLGRLRTGAALVARGEFSIVIAGLAVASGAVDSQLAPLATAYVLLMAVFGPVAARVVEPLARKAVALRTRTA from the coding sequence GTGCACCACACGGCTTTGGCACTGATCGAACTCGGCGCGGTGTTCTTCGGACTGGGACTGCTGGGCAGGCTGGCCTGGAAGATCGGCGTCTCGCCGATCCCGCTCTACCTGATCGGCGGCGTCGCCTTCGGCAAGGGCGGCATCATCCCGCTGACCGGCATCGAGGAGTTCACCGGCATCGCCGCGGAGATCGGCGTGGTGCTGCTGCTCTTACTCCTCGGGCTGGAGTACTCGGCGAACGAACTGGTCACCGGGCTCAAGCGGTCCTGGGTGGCCGGGGTGGTGGACCTGGTCCTCAACGCCACCCCCGGCGTGGCCGCCGCGCTCATCCTGGGCTGGGGGCCGATCGGCGCGCTGGCCATGGGCGGGGTCACCTACATCTCCAGTTCCGGCATCGTGGCCAAGGTGCTGGGCGATCTGGGCCGCCTTGGCAACCGGGAAACCCCGGTGGTGCTGTCCATCCTGGTCTTCGAGGACCTGGCGATGGCGGTCTACCTGCCGGTGCTCACCGCGCTGCTGGCCGGGGTCAGCTTCTGGGGCGGACTGTCCACAGTGGGCATCGCGCTGTTCGCCGTGAGCGTCGTGCTGATCATCGCGATCAAGTTCGGCCGCTACGTCTCCACCCTGGTCGACAGCCCCGATCCCGAGGTCTTCCTGCTCCGCGTCCTCGGTCTGGCGCTGCTGGTGGCCGGACTGGCCTCGCAGCTCCAGGTCTCCGCCGCGGTCGGCGCCTTCCTGCTGGGCATCGCGATCTCCGGCTCCACCGCGGAGAACGCCACCAAACTCCTGGAACCGTTGCGGGACCTGTTCGCCGCGGTCTTCTTCGTGGTCTTCGGCCTCAACACCGACCCGCGTGACGTGCCGCCGGTGCTCGGCGTGGCGGTCGCCCTGGTCATCGTGACCACCGCGACCAAGATGCTCACCGGCTGGTTCGCCGCCGGACAGCAGGGCATCGCCCGGCTCGGCAGGCTGAGAACCGGCGCCGCCCTGGTGGCCAGAGGCGAGTTCTCCATCGTGATCGCGGGGCTGGCGGTCGCCTCCGGTGCGGTGGACTCGCAACTCGCCCCCCTCGCGACCGCCTACGTGCTGCTGATGGCGGTCTTCGGGCCCGTCGCGGCCCGGGTGGTGGAACCGTTGGCGCGCAAGGCCGTCGCCCTGCGGACCAGAACCGCGTGA